The Humulus lupulus chromosome 4, drHumLupu1.1, whole genome shotgun sequence genome has a window encoding:
- the LOC133829772 gene encoding seipin-2, with the protein MELPTTNDNDNDNGEVFFEALDDFHVPFYDCPDSFSDQSESSSSSVLYTPVPKSPLEASSPAVTIRRRRSSSRRISHNDSSLDKSSISEIDSIEGSTKWSSKGKVCEIGGNLKENGEKLDLNKEPFSLLSDQSNGLSTVSAASEFPVVDSINSDAELDGSSSNLLIFVAGFVIKAIGFQFHLFIKFVSFPICVLYTAYMFVIDPFYTMRRGREYFIGKVVKLWDLVLGFASPYVLDWLKDNKSIEKVASRWFWGSLWAIYVCFILCCLLFLSSLFSGLIMRYFVEKPVHMKEVLNFDFTKHRPVAFMPIVSCVNAGCGMDCEEQIEARKKMGFRVIPVGHKLQASVSMTLPESEYNRNLGIFQVRLEFLSVKGETLSSSSHPCMLQFKSEPIRFLWTFLKAVPLVAGYVSESQTLNVKYKGFTEGNVPTGCLRVTIEQRAEYRAGAGIPEIYDASLVLESELPLLKRLLWRWKISIFIWITMTLFFMELLCALVCCNRIIMPRPGPRPRDSSISSGATQNNPSTRSGRGGLYRSAPLDAVDAATDQYRHVIPTLSFLLFTFPTLV; encoded by the coding sequence ATGGAGCTTCCTACAACCAACGACAACGACAATGACAATGGCGAAGTCTTCTTCGAAGCACTCGACGACTTCCACGTACCCTTCTACGATTGCCCCGATTCCTTCTCCGACCAATCAGAGTCCTCGTCATCTTCCGTACTCTATACCCCTGTTCCCAAATCCCCATTGGAGGCTTCTTCTCCGGCCGTCACTATCCGGCGACGCCGCTCGTCTTCTCGAAGAATCTCCCATAACGATTCGAGTTTGGATAAGTCCTCGATATCGGAAATCGATTCAATTGAGGGTAGTACGAAGTGGAGCTCCAAGGGAAAAGTGTGTGAAATTGGCGGGAATTTGAAGGAGAATGGCGAAAAGTTGGATTTGAATAAGGAACCTTTCAGCTTGTTGAGTGATCAAAGTAACGGGCTTTCGACTGTATCCGCGGCGAGTGAATTCCCGGTTGTTGATTCGATCAATTCGGATGCAGAACTCGATGGTTCTTCCTCTAACTTGCTTATTTTTGTAGCTGGGTTTGTGATTAAGGCTATTGGATTtcaatttcatttatttattaaatttgtaagTTTTCCCATTTGCGTTTTGTATACCGCTTACATGTTTGTTATTGACCCCTTTTACACAATGAGGCGTGGTAGAGAGTATTTTATTGGAAAAGTGGTGAAATTGTGGGACTTGGTACTTGGGTTCGCAAGTCCATATGTATTGGATTGGTTGAAAGATAACAAGTCGATTGAGAAGGTGGCATCGCGTTGGTTTTGGGGTTCTCTTTGGGCAATTTATGTTTGTTTCATTCTATGCTGTCTTCTGTTTTTGTCAAGTTTGTTCAGTGGGTTGATAATGAGGTATTTCGTTGAGAAACCCGTTCATATGAAGGAAGTCTTGAACTTTGATTTCACTAAGCATCGTCCGGTTGCTTTCATGCCCATTGTATCTTGTGTCAATGCCGGTTGTGGTATGGACTGTGAAGAACAGATCGAAGCTCGGAAGAAAATGGGTTTTCGGGTTATCCCCGTTGGTCACAAATTGCAGGCTAGTGTTTCAATGACATTGCCCGAGTCAGAGTACAACAGAAATCTTGGCATCTTTCAGGTGAGGCTAGAGTTCCTCTCTGTCAAAGGTGAAACTCTTTCAAGTTCCAGCCATCCTTGCATGTTACAATTCAAAAGCGAACCTATTCGCTTTTTATGGACGTTCCTCAAGGCTGTCCCTCTAGTTGCTGGTTATGTATCAGAATCTCAAACTCTTAATGTTAAGTATAAAGGTTTTACCGAAGGAAATGTTCCTACTGGATGCTTAAGGGTGACAATTGAACAACGAGCAGAATACCGGGCTGGTGCTGGTATTCCTGAAATTTATGATGCTTCCCTTGTCCTTGAGTCTGAACTTCCCCTGTTGAAAAGATTATTGTGGCGTTGGAAGATATCCATATTCATATGGATCACTATGACATTGTTTTTTATGGAGTTGTTGTGTGCTCTAGTCTGTTGTAATCGTATCATTATGCCTAGACCAGGACCGAGACCAAGGGATAGTTCTATTAGCAGCGGTGCTACTCAAAACAACCCTTCTACAAGAAGTGGCCGTGGCGGGTTGTACAGATCTGCACCATTGGATGCTGTTGATGCCGCAACAGATCAATATAGGCATGTCATCCcaactctttcttttcttttatttacatTTCCAACACTCGTATAA